The genomic window ATCGGTAGCTATGAAATCTATTATCCCTTCCTTTAAGGCTTTAAGTAGGGCCTTTCTGTTCTCCTCATCCCTTATTGGCGGATTGCATACGAAGTTTGGATCGTACAAATCTATGTTTTCCGTCGAAAAGATCAGGTGATGGGGCGTAACCTCGCAAGTTACCTTAACCCCCATCTCCTTAAACTTTTTCACTATCTCGACCGAGCGGTGATAAGAAATGTGGGCGATGTGGAGCTGGCACCCGGTAATTTCCGCCATCCTACAATCCCTATATACCGCAAGCTCCTCGGCCAAGGGGAGGCGGAACTTCATCCCGTATTTCAGGGTGTTTAAATCGTAATTCGCAAATCCGGTTGAGAGGGAGGATTTTTCGGCGTGGGATATGATCCTACAGTTGAAGTGTGACGCGTAAGCGCACAAATTCAGCATGACCGCGTCATCCTCAACCCAAGAACCGTCGTCCGTAA from Thiovulum sp. ES includes these protein-coding regions:
- a CDS encoding dihydroorotase-like cyclic amidohydrolase (PFAM: Amidohydrolase family~TIGRFAM: dihydroorotase, multifunctional complex type), which codes for EGLWAIPGLVDLHVHARTPGQEHKEDLESVSRAALEGGYTHILSMPNTEPPIDSPEVLEYVQSLAKDLPIYVFFAATLTKGRKGKEMVEMGILSRMGAKGFTDDGSWVEDDAVMLNLCAYASHFNCRIISHAEKSSLSTGFANYDLNTLKYGMKFRLPLAEELAVYRDCRMAEITGCQLHIAHISYHRSVEIVKKFKEMGVKVTCEVTPHHLIFSTENIDLYDPNFVCNPPIRDEENRKALLKALKEGIIDFIATD